A region of Faecalibacterium taiwanense DNA encodes the following proteins:
- a CDS encoding 2-hydroxyacyl-CoA dehydratase, whose translation MEYNYPKFTPEMKKTHTILIPNMAITQFRLLEYALRYDGYKCEILGNCGSAVAQLGLKYVHNDTCYPALLVIGQFLDALNSGKYDLEHTALLITQTGGGCRASNYIHLLRKALVKAGYPQIPVASLNFSGLEKDSGFQMTLPLARRALACIFYGDMLCALRNQVAPYENEKGAADKMVDLWVERLGRVLLAGKGYTSKEMKHTFPLIAKDFAAIPVTRVPKVKVGVVGEIYVKYSPLGNNDLQKFLESQDCEVNFPGLMGFVQYCAFNMGEDHVLYGGKLAVKIGIDQFLNWLDSIERAMLKAEADAGFYAPGPFKELVEKPKGIISLGAKMGEGWLLTAEMIELVQGGYGNIVCAQPFGCLPNHIVGKGMVNKIRALYPSANITPIDYDPSATKVNQENRIKLMLAVAKERLNAPVEAKPLTAEEIAGGAPKVGAAV comes from the coding sequence ATGGAATACAATTATCCCAAATTTACTCCGGAGATGAAGAAGACCCACACCATCCTCATCCCCAACATGGCCATTACCCAGTTCCGCCTGCTGGAGTACGCTCTGCGTTACGACGGCTACAAGTGCGAAATTCTGGGCAACTGCGGCAGTGCCGTGGCACAGCTGGGCCTGAAATACGTCCACAACGACACCTGCTACCCGGCTCTGCTGGTCATCGGTCAGTTTCTGGACGCGCTGAACAGCGGCAAGTACGATCTGGAGCATACTGCGCTGCTCATCACCCAGACCGGCGGTGGCTGCCGTGCTTCCAACTACATTCATCTGCTGCGCAAGGCACTGGTCAAGGCGGGCTATCCGCAGATCCCGGTGGCCAGCCTGAACTTCTCGGGTCTGGAAAAGGACAGCGGCTTCCAGATGACCCTGCCGCTGGCCCGCCGTGCGCTGGCCTGCATCTTCTACGGCGATATGCTGTGCGCTTTGCGCAATCAGGTGGCACCTTACGAGAACGAGAAGGGGGCTGCCGATAAGATGGTAGACCTGTGGGTGGAACGCTTGGGCCGCGTGCTGCTGGCAGGCAAGGGCTACACCTCCAAGGAGATGAAGCACACCTTCCCCCTCATCGCAAAGGACTTTGCTGCCATCCCCGTTACCCGGGTGCCCAAGGTCAAGGTGGGCGTGGTTGGCGAAATTTACGTCAAGTACAGCCCGCTGGGCAACAACGACCTGCAGAAGTTCCTGGAAAGTCAGGACTGCGAGGTGAACTTCCCGGGCCTGATGGGCTTTGTGCAGTACTGCGCCTTTAACATGGGCGAGGACCACGTCCTGTACGGCGGCAAACTGGCGGTGAAGATCGGCATTGACCAGTTCCTGAACTGGCTGGACAGCATCGAGCGCGCCATGCTCAAGGCTGAGGCCGATGCCGGCTTCTACGCCCCCGGCCCCTTCAAGGAGCTGGTGGAAAAGCCCAAGGGCATCATTTCGCTGGGTGCCAAGATGGGCGAGGGCTGGCTGCTGACTGCCGAGATGATCGAGCTGGTGCAGGGCGGCTACGGCAACATCGTGTGTGCCCAGCCCTTCGGCTGCCTGCCCAACCACATCGTGGGCAAGGGCATGGTGAACAAGATCCGCGCCCTGTACCCCAGTGCCAACATCACCCCCATCGATTACGACCCCAGCGCCACCAAGGTCAATCAGGAGAACCGCATCAAGCTGATGCTGGCAGTGGCCAAAGAGCGCCTGAATGCCCCGGTGGAGGCAAAGCCTCTGACGGCAGAGGAGATCGCAGGCGGCGCACCCAAAGTCGGCGCAGCGGTCTGA
- a CDS encoding acyl-CoA dehydratase activase — protein sequence MRVGLDIGSTTIKCVVLDEHDALLYSTYERHYSHILEKAQELLRRIDAEQLHGQKALLSISGSAGMGLADSCGVPFVQEVFSTRVAVKRFVPATDCVIELGGEDAKILFLTNGTEVRMNGSCAGGTGAFIDQMATLLKMGADEMNKAAENAQRTYTIASRCGVFAKSDVQPLINQGARTEDIAASIYKAVVNQTIAGLAQGRPIKGNILYLGGPLTFSSVLRKSFDEALNVTGICPENSLLYVALGAALYADKAFVLSEVADALDQYAATATYASEPPLFASKEEYEAFHARHMSHSVPRVPFSAQCGPVHIGIDSGSTTVKLVVVDEKSQILYTNYQPNLGNPLPLIREQLLKIYKEHPGLQVASVTTTGYGEELVKNAFRCDYGLVETVAHFTAAKYFMPDVDFIIDIGGQDMKCFKIEDGAISNIFLNEACSSGCGSFLQTFAQALGYDVKKFASLGLFADRPVDLGSRCTVFMNSSVKQAQKDGASIENISAGLSISVVKNALYKVIRASSPEELGRKIVVQGGTFYNEAVLRAFEKEMGVEVIRPDIAGLMGAYGAALFGLRQSQKAHKTASAMMNEQELEAFAQKVVSVKCGGCGNHCQLTVNTFADGRKYISGNRCDKPVTGKSADDSLNLYAYKQQLLAEYKPVAGKRGSIGIPLCLGFYELLPFWWAFWTKLGFAVHTSPVSSRGLYLAGQATIPSDTACFPAKLSHGHIKALSQMQLDAIFYPCLTYNVDEGLGDNHYNCPVVAYYPEVLAGNCPELEGTKFIYDYVGIHRPKDFVHKMAKNILPKYFGGISEKEVQAAADAAYAEYESHMAKIRVKGSEIIDEARRQGKRIIVLAGRPYHVDPEVNHGIDRLITRHGAAVVTEDSISNRVQKFPTSVLNQWTYHSRLYAAAKYCTTQKDMDLVQLVSFGCGVDAITTDETREILQEGGKLYTQLKIDEITNLGAVNIRLRSLFAALDERDEVAAEKAE from the coding sequence GTGAGAGTAGGTCTTGACATCGGCAGTACCACCATCAAGTGTGTGGTGCTGGATGAACATGATGCGCTGCTGTATTCTACATACGAACGGCATTACAGCCATATTCTGGAAAAGGCGCAGGAGCTGCTGCGCCGCATCGATGCCGAGCAGCTGCACGGTCAGAAGGCGTTGCTGAGCATTTCCGGTTCGGCGGGCATGGGTCTGGCCGACAGCTGCGGCGTGCCCTTTGTGCAGGAGGTGTTCTCCACCCGCGTAGCGGTCAAGCGCTTTGTGCCTGCCACCGACTGCGTGATCGAGCTGGGCGGTGAGGATGCCAAGATCCTGTTTCTGACCAACGGTACCGAGGTGCGCATGAACGGCAGCTGTGCCGGCGGCACCGGTGCCTTTATCGACCAGATGGCCACCCTGCTGAAAATGGGTGCCGACGAGATGAACAAGGCAGCAGAGAACGCACAGCGCACCTACACCATTGCGTCCCGTTGCGGCGTGTTTGCCAAGAGCGACGTGCAGCCCCTGATCAATCAGGGTGCCCGCACCGAGGACATTGCTGCCAGCATTTATAAGGCTGTGGTCAACCAGACCATTGCAGGCCTTGCACAGGGCCGTCCCATCAAGGGCAATATCCTGTATCTGGGCGGCCCGCTCACCTTCAGCAGCGTGCTGCGCAAGAGCTTTGACGAAGCGCTGAACGTGACCGGCATCTGCCCGGAGAACAGCCTGCTGTATGTGGCACTGGGCGCTGCCCTCTATGCCGACAAGGCTTTCGTTCTGTCCGAGGTGGCCGATGCGCTGGATCAGTATGCTGCCACTGCCACCTACGCCAGCGAGCCACCGCTGTTCGCCAGCAAGGAGGAGTATGAGGCGTTCCACGCCCGCCACATGTCCCACAGTGTGCCGCGTGTGCCGTTCAGCGCGCAGTGCGGGCCGGTGCATATCGGCATCGACTCCGGCTCCACCACCGTCAAGCTGGTGGTGGTGGACGAGAAGAGCCAGATCCTTTACACCAACTATCAACCGAACCTCGGCAACCCGCTGCCCCTCATCCGGGAGCAGCTGCTCAAAATTTACAAGGAGCACCCGGGCCTGCAGGTGGCCAGCGTGACCACCACCGGCTACGGCGAAGAGCTGGTGAAGAACGCATTCCGCTGCGATTACGGTCTGGTGGAAACGGTGGCGCACTTTACCGCTGCAAAATACTTTATGCCGGATGTGGATTTCATCATCGACATCGGCGGTCAGGACATGAAGTGCTTCAAGATCGAAGATGGTGCCATCAGCAACATCTTCCTGAACGAAGCCTGCTCCTCCGGCTGTGGCAGCTTTTTGCAGACCTTTGCACAGGCACTGGGCTATGACGTGAAGAAATTTGCAAGCCTTGGCCTGTTCGCAGACCGTCCGGTGGATCTGGGCAGCCGCTGCACCGTGTTCATGAACAGCTCGGTCAAGCAGGCCCAGAAGGACGGTGCCAGCATCGAGAACATCTCGGCAGGCCTGTCCATCAGCGTGGTCAAGAACGCACTGTACAAGGTCATCCGCGCTTCCAGCCCGGAAGAGCTGGGCCGCAAGATCGTGGTGCAGGGCGGTACCTTTTATAATGAAGCCGTGCTGCGCGCCTTTGAAAAGGAGATGGGCGTGGAGGTCATCCGCCCGGACATTGCCGGCTTGATGGGCGCTTACGGTGCGGCTCTGTTCGGCCTGCGCCAGAGCCAGAAGGCCCACAAGACTGCTTCTGCCATGATGAACGAGCAGGAGCTGGAAGCCTTTGCGCAGAAGGTGGTCAGCGTCAAGTGCGGCGGCTGCGGCAACCACTGCCAGCTCACCGTCAACACCTTTGCGGATGGCCGCAAGTACATCTCCGGCAACCGCTGCGACAAGCCCGTGACCGGCAAGAGTGCCGACGACAGCCTGAACCTCTACGCCTACAAGCAGCAGCTGCTGGCCGAGTATAAGCCGGTGGCCGGCAAGCGCGGCTCCATCGGCATCCCGCTGTGTCTGGGCTTCTACGAGCTGCTGCCCTTCTGGTGGGCCTTCTGGACAAAGCTTGGCTTTGCCGTGCACACCAGCCCGGTGTCCAGCCGCGGCCTGTACCTCGCCGGTCAGGCTACTATCCCCAGCGATACCGCCTGCTTCCCGGCAAAGCTGAGCCACGGCCACATCAAGGCCCTGAGCCAGATGCAGCTGGACGCTATTTTCTACCCCTGCCTGACCTACAATGTGGACGAGGGCCTGGGCGACAACCATTATAACTGCCCGGTGGTGGCCTACTACCCCGAGGTTCTGGCAGGCAACTGCCCGGAGCTGGAGGGCACCAAGTTCATCTATGACTATGTGGGCATCCACCGCCCTAAGGACTTTGTGCACAAGATGGCAAAGAACATCCTGCCCAAGTACTTCGGCGGCATCTCTGAAAAAGAGGTGCAGGCCGCAGCAGATGCCGCCTATGCGGAATACGAGTCCCACATGGCAAAGATCCGCGTGAAGGGCAGCGAGATCATCGATGAAGCCCGCCGTCAGGGCAAGCGCATCATCGTGCTGGCAGGCCGCCCCTACCATGTGGACCCCGAGGTGAACCACGGCATCGACCGCCTCATCACCCGCCACGGTGCTGCCGTTGTTACCGAGGACAGCATTTCCAACCGGGTGCAGAAGTTCCCTACCAGCGTACTGAACCAGTGGACCTACCACAGCCGCCTGTATGCCGCCGCCAAGTACTGCACCACCCAGAAAGATATGGATCTGGTGCAGCTGGTGTCCTTCGGCTGCGGCGTGGATGCCATCACCACCGACGAGACCCGCGAAATTCTGCAGGAGGGCGGCAAGCTCTACACCCAGCTCAAGATCGACGAGATCACCAATCTGGGTGCCGTGAATATCCGTCTGCGCAGCCTGTTTGCCGCTCTGGATGAGCGGGACGAGGTGGCCGCAGAAAAGGCAGAATAA